A portion of the Parambassis ranga chromosome 22, fParRan2.1, whole genome shotgun sequence genome contains these proteins:
- the LOC114427071 gene encoding histone H3-like produces the protein MARTKQTARKSTGGKAPRKQLATKAARKSAPATGGVKKPHRYRPGTVALREIRRYQKSTELLIRKLPFQRLVREIAQDFKTDLRFQSSAVMALQEASEAYLVGLFEDTNLCAIHAMSGRGKGGKGLGKGGAKRHRKVLRDNIQGITKPAIRRLARRGGVKRISGLIYEETRGVLKVFLENVIRDAVTYTEHAKRKTVTAMDVVYALKRQGRTLYGFGG, from the exons atggcCAGAACCAAGCAGACCGCCCGTAAATCCACCGGAGGCAAAGCCCCTAGAAAGCAGCTGGCCACCAAGGCTGCCCGTAAGAGCGCCCCGGCCACTGGTGGCGTGAAGAAGCCTCACCGTTATAGGCCCGGTACCGTGGCTCTGAGAGAGATCCGTCGCTACCAGAAATCCACCGAGCTGCTGATCCGCAAGCTGCCCTTCCAGCGCCTGGTCAGAGAGATCGCTCAGGACTTCAAGACCGACCTgcgcttccagagctccgctgtcatggctctgcaggaggccagcgaggcttacctggtcggcctgttcgaggacactaacctgtgcgccatccacgc CATGAGTGGACGTGGTAAAGGAGGAAAGGGACTCGGTAAGGGAGGCGCCAAGCGTCACCGTAAAGTCCTCCGTGATAACATCCAGGGAATCACCAAGCCCGCTATCCGCCGCCTGGCTCGCCGTGGCGGAGTGAAGCGTATCTCTGGTCTGATCTACGAGGAGACCCGCGGTGTGTTGAAGGTCTTCCTGGAGAACGTGATCCGTGACGCCGTCACCTACACCGAGCACGCCAAGAGGAAGACTGTGACCGCCATGGATGTGGTGTATGCTCTGAAGAGGCAGGGACGCACTCTGTACGGCTTCGGCGGTTAA
- the LOC114427073 gene encoding histone H2B 1/2, translating into MPEPAKSAPKKGSKKAVTKTAGKGGKKKRKTRKESYAIYVYKVLKQVHPDTGISSKAMSIMNSFVNDIFERIASEASRLAHYNKRSTITSREIQTAVRLLLPGELAKHAVSEGTKAVTKYTSSK; encoded by the coding sequence ATGCCTGAACCCGCCAAGTCTGCGCCCAAGAAGGGCTCCAAGAAAGCCGTGACCAAGACCGCCGGCAAAGGaggcaagaagaagagaaaaaccaGGAAGGAGAGCTACGCCATCTACGTGTACAAAGTCTTGAAGCAGGTGCACCCTGATACCGGTATCTCCTCCAAGGCCATGAGCATCATGAACTCCTTTGTGAACGACATCTTTGAGCGCATCGCCTCCGAGGCCTCTCGTCTGGCTCACTACAACAAGCGCTCCACCATCACTTCCAGGGAGATCCAGACCGcggtcaggctgctgctgcccggTGAGCTGGCTAAGCACGCCGTGTCTGAGGGCACCAAGGCCGTCACCAAGTACACCAGCTCCAagtaa
- the LOC114427070 gene encoding histone H1-like isoform X2 translates to MAEEAPAPAAPPAKAPKKKASKLKKSGPSVGELIVKAVAASKERSGVSTAALKKALAAGGYDVEKNNSRVKIAIKSLVAKGTLVQTKGTGASGSFKMNKKAETKAKPVKKAAPKAKKPAAAKKPAAAKKAAAKKPAAAKKSPKKAKKPAAAKKVAKSPKKPAKSPKKAAKSPKKVAPKKAPAAKKKAPAKKSVVGQAATTGSRPPVSKPETNTMWTSEMLSPVSQHTAKLKYGGVESWKTSQWKTPPLSPITSSVTK, encoded by the exons atggcagaagaagctccagctccagccgcccCTCCGGCAAAAGCTCCCAAGAAGAAGGCCTCCAAGCTGAagaagtccggccccagcgtcggcgagctcatcgtgaaagctgtggccgcttccaaggagcggagcggcgtgtctacAGCCGCCCTcaagaaggctctggctgccggaggatatgatgtggagaagaacaatTCCCGCGTCAAGATCGCCAtcaagagcctggtggctaaagggacTCTGGTCCAGACCAAGGGGACCGGGGCCTCCGGCTCTTTCAAGATGAACAAGAAGGCTGAGACCAAGGCCAAGCCCGTAAAGAAAGCCGCACCTAAAGCCAAGAAGCCCGCAGCCGCTAAGAAACCCGCAGCGGCCAAGAAGGCGGCAGCCAAGAAACCAGCAGCTGCTAAGAAGTCCCCCAAGAAGGCCAAGAAGCCCGCAGCGGCCAAGAAAGTGGCCAAGAGTCCCAAGAAGCCCGCCAAAAGCCCCAAGAAGGCCGCCAAGAGTCCCAAGAAGGTGGCTCCCAAAAAGGCCCCCGCTGCCAAGAAGAAGGCCCCCGCAAAGAAG tCCGTTGTTGGCCAGGCAGCCACAACAGGATCCAGACCTCCTGTCTCCAAACCTGAGACCAACACCATGTGGACCAGTGAGATGCTCAGCCCTGTATCCCAGCACACTGCAAAGCTAAAAT ATGGTGGCGTTGAGTCGTGGAAGACATCACAGTGGAAAACTCCGCCTCTGTCTCCCATCACGTCCTCAGTAACAAAGTAA
- the LOC114427070 gene encoding histone H1-like isoform X1: MAEEAPAPAAPPAKAPKKKASKLKKSGPSVGELIVKAVAASKERSGVSTAALKKALAAGGYDVEKNNSRVKIAIKSLVAKGTLVQTKGTGASGSFKMNKKAETKAKPVKKAAPKAKKPAAAKKPAAAKKAAAKKPAAAKKSPKKAKKPAAAKKVAKSPKKPAKSPKKAAKSPKKVAPKKAPAAKKKAPAKKVAKPKAKKAAPKKNPLLARQPQQDPDLLSPNLRPTPCGPVRCSALYPSTLQS; encoded by the exons atggcagaagaagctccagctccagccgcccCTCCGGCAAAAGCTCCCAAGAAGAAGGCCTCCAAGCTGAagaagtccggccccagcgtcggcgagctcatcgtgaaagctgtggccgcttccaaggagcggagcggcgtgtctacAGCCGCCCTcaagaaggctctggctgccggaggatatgatgtggagaagaacaatTCCCGCGTCAAGATCGCCAtcaagagcctggtggctaaagggacTCTGGTCCAGACCAAGGGGACCGGGGCCTCCGGCTCTTTCAAGATGAACAAGAAGGCTGAGACCAAGGCCAAGCCCGTAAAGAAAGCCGCACCTAAAGCCAAGAAGCCCGCAGCCGCTAAGAAACCCGCAGCGGCCAAGAAGGCGGCAGCCAAGAAACCAGCAGCTGCTAAGAAGTCCCCCAAGAAGGCCAAGAAGCCCGCAGCGGCCAAGAAAGTGGCCAAGAGTCCCAAGAAGCCCGCCAAAAGCCCCAAGAAGGCCGCCAAGAGTCCCAAGAAGGTGGCTCCCAAAAAGGCCCCCGCTGCCAAGAAGAAGGCCCCCGCAAAGAAGGTAGCCAAGCCCAAAGCCAAGAAGGCAGCACCCAAGAAGAA tCCGTTGTTGGCCAGGCAGCCACAACAGGATCCAGACCTCCTGTCTCCAAACCTGAGACCAACACCATGTGGACCAGTGAGATGCTCAGCCCTGTATCCCAGCACACTGCAAAGCTAA
- the LOC114427628 gene encoding histone H2A, which yields MSGRGKTGGKARAKAKTRSSRAGLQFPVGRVHRLLRKGNYGERVGAGAPVYLAAVLEYLTAEILELAGNAARDNKKTRIIPRHLQLAVRNDEELNKLLGGVTIAQGGVLPNIQAVLLPKKTEKPVKAK from the coding sequence ATGAGTGGACGTGGAAAGACCGGTGGCAAAGCCAGAGCTAAGGCCAAGACCCGCTCCTCCCGTGCTGGGCTGCAGTTCCCCGTGGGTCGTGTCCACAGGCTGCTGCGTAAAGGTAACTATGGAGAGCGTGTGGGTGCCGGCGCTCCCGTCTACTTGGCGGCTGTGCTGGAGTACCTGACCGCTGAGATCCTGGAGCTGGCTGGAAACGCTGCCCGCGACAACAAGAAGACCCGTATCATCCCCCGTCACCTGCAGCTGGCTGTGCGCAACGACGAGgagctcaacaagctgctgggcgGAGTGACCATCGCTCAGGGCGGCGTGCTGCCCAACATCCAGGCCGTGCTGCTGCCCAAGAAGA